The sequence TTTGATGGATATTGTGCGCGGACTTCCCCAAGAGATTAGTTTCTTGATTAGTAAAGGGGGCATTACCTCTAATGATGTCTTGAGTGATGGTTTAAACTTACAATCAGCGCGACTTCTAGGACAAATTTTGCCAGGTTGTTCTTTGGTTCGCACCCCAGACAGTCATCCCCAGTTTCCCAGTCTTCCCGTAGTCTTATTCCCTGGCAATGTGGGAGACAATCAAGGGCTAGCTACTGTTTATCGTCGTCTCAATAAACATTAAATTCAAGATCATGGCTGAAGATATCGATAAGCGCAAACTTCTCTCTGCACTTGCCCACGGTTCCATCTTTTTTAGTGCTTTAGTGGTTTCTATTGGCATTCCCATTGTTATTATTCTGATTACGGAAGATGAAATTGCGAAAGAAAACGCAAAAGAAGCTCTGAACTTCCAATTGAATCTATTGATTTATGGAATCATTTTTAGTATTTTAACTTTAGTTTTAATTGGCTGGATACTTTTAGGAATTTTAGGTTTAGTTAATTTGATTATGCCTATTATTGGTATTTTGCAAGTATTGACCAATCCTTATAAGACTTATAAATACCCTTTTATTTTCCGAATTATCTAGAAAGGAGTTCCCAATTTATACGATGCAGTAGGGTGGGCAATGCCCAACCTACTACAATGGTATTCGAGATGGAATTATTATTAATAAGAATTAGCACTGCTATAGAAGAGCCGCTCTTATGAAATGGCAAGAAGTAATTGAACATCCTAGTTTACAAGATTTGCCCTTCAAAATTGAGTTGAATGAATATGGCAAAATTGAAATGAGCCCCGCATCTAATCGTCATGGAAGGCTATGCAATAAGATCAGTTTAATATTCGTTGAGTCTGGGAAAGAGGGAGAGATTTATTTGCGATGTTCAATTGATACCAGAAAAGGGGTAAAAGTTGCAGATGTGGCTTGGAGTTACCCCACTTTTTTTGCAGAATATGGAGAAATGACACCGTTACCAGTTGCACCAGAAATTTGTGTGGAAATTCTTTCTCCCTCTGATTCTGAACGAGAAATGGCAGAAAAAATTGATATTTATTTGGCTAAGGGGGCGCAAGAAGTGTGGCTTTGCGATGATGATGGAAATCTAAGATTTTACGCCCCTCAAGGAAGAATTGAATCATCTTGTATTTTCCCAAATTTCCCAAGAAATATACTCAAAAACTAATTTGGCTTATCAATTTGTAGTTGAGGTTACAATTCAGGAATTGGCTAAGTGCTGAACTCAGCGCATAACTCACTACGCTAAGATGAAAATAAAGCAGAGTTACTGTAATTCCAGTTTTCCACTGATTAAGCTGTTTTAAAATTGAACATTAAGTTTCTTCAGACTGTATTAGCTAAGTTTTGGTAACTGGGATAACGCGAACCTTTAAACTGGAAACCTTGGGAGTGGAAAAAAATGTCTGGTAAAATTGTCCCTCAAAGAAGTTATCCGACAG comes from Halothece sp. PCC 7418 and encodes:
- a CDS encoding DUF4870 domain-containing protein; this translates as MAEDIDKRKLLSALAHGSIFFSALVVSIGIPIVIILITEDEIAKENAKEALNFQLNLLIYGIIFSILTLVLIGWILLGILGLVNLIMPIIGILQVLTNPYKTYKYPFIFRII
- a CDS encoding Uma2 family endonuclease; the encoded protein is MKWQEVIEHPSLQDLPFKIELNEYGKIEMSPASNRHGRLCNKISLIFVESGKEGEIYLRCSIDTRKGVKVADVAWSYPTFFAEYGEMTPLPVAPEICVEILSPSDSEREMAEKIDIYLAKGAQEVWLCDDDGNLRFYAPQGRIESSCIFPNFPRNILKN